Proteins co-encoded in one Burkholderia ambifaria AMMD genomic window:
- a CDS encoding YoaK family protein — translation MKHEDTILAAVAGFVDTLSFVALFGLFTAHVTGNFVLIGAGIAGFGQGVVLKLSVFPAFVCGVVAASLIARSMSGRPGWQGTRALHTVQAVLLLGFCLAGLWATPVTQSDSLPVLVAGIVGTFAMGVQNAHPRVMARAGVPNTVMTGNVTQAILDVVDLLSAGTTDSARVAARARFGKMLPAIVAFALGAAGGALGFRYIGFAALLAPVCALATLALGSSQAAAPATQERA, via the coding sequence ATGAAGCACGAGGACACGATCCTTGCCGCGGTGGCCGGCTTCGTCGACACGCTGAGCTTCGTCGCGCTGTTCGGGCTGTTCACCGCACACGTGACCGGCAACTTCGTGCTGATCGGCGCGGGCATCGCGGGCTTCGGCCAGGGCGTGGTGCTGAAGCTCAGCGTGTTTCCCGCGTTCGTGTGCGGCGTCGTCGCGGCGAGCCTGATCGCGCGGTCGATGTCCGGGCGGCCCGGCTGGCAGGGCACGCGCGCACTGCACACGGTGCAGGCCGTGCTGCTGCTCGGCTTCTGCCTGGCCGGCCTGTGGGCGACGCCCGTCACGCAATCCGACAGCCTGCCGGTGCTCGTGGCCGGCATCGTCGGTACGTTCGCGATGGGCGTGCAGAACGCGCATCCGCGCGTGATGGCGCGCGCCGGCGTGCCGAACACGGTGATGACGGGCAACGTCACGCAGGCGATCCTCGATGTCGTCGATCTGCTGTCGGCCGGCACGACGGACAGCGCCCGCGTGGCCGCGCGCGCACGCTTCGGCAAGATGCTGCCGGCGATCGTCGCGTTCGCGCTCGGCGCGGCCGGCGGTGCGCTCGGGTTCCGTTACATCGGCTTTGCGGCGCTGCTCGCGCCGGTGTGCGCGCTGGCGACGCTTGCGCTGGGTTCGTCACAAGCGGCCGCGCCGGCCACGCAGGAGCGCGCATGA
- a CDS encoding amidohydrolase produces the protein MSATDTQPDLILHNGRITTLDRANPVATAVAIKDGRFVAVGSNADVMPLAGRATKVVDLDGRAVLPGLTDNHTHVIRGGLNYNMELRWDGVRSLAVAMEMLRQQVAITPAPQWVRVVGGFTEHQFAEKRLPTIDELNAAAPDTPVFILHLYDRALLNAAALRVVGYTKDTPEPPGGTILRDAAGNPTGLLLANPNATILYATLAKGPKLPFEYQYNSTRHFMRELNRLGVTGVIDAGGGSQNYPDDYEVIRQLHDAGEMTIRIAYNLFTQKPNAEKEDFVNWTKSVKYHDGTDYFRHNGAGEMLVFSAADFEDFRVARPDLPAQMEDDLEGVVRVLAQNRWPWRMHATYDETISRALDVFEKVNEDIPLEGLNWFFDHAETISERSMDRIAALGGGIAVQHRMAYQGEYFVERYGAQAAEATPPVAKMLSKGIKVSAGTDATRVASYNPWVSLAWLVTGKTVGGTRLYPQRNLLDRETALRMWTEYVTWFSNEVGKKGRIAVGQLADLMVPDRDFFTCAEDDIADTTALLTVVGGRIVWGAGPFASHDMPIPPAMPDWSPVRAYGGYGGWGATQREGAPLQRAAAAAAACGCSTACGMHGHAHANAWGRTLPTSDAKGFWGAFGCSCWAV, from the coding sequence ATGAGCGCAACCGATACCCAACCGGATCTGATCCTGCACAACGGGCGCATCACGACGCTCGATCGTGCGAACCCCGTCGCCACCGCGGTGGCGATCAAGGACGGCCGCTTCGTCGCGGTCGGCAGCAACGCGGACGTGATGCCGCTCGCGGGCCGCGCAACGAAGGTCGTCGACCTCGACGGCCGCGCGGTGCTGCCGGGCCTGACCGACAACCATACGCACGTGATTCGCGGCGGCCTGAACTACAACATGGAGCTGCGCTGGGACGGCGTGCGCTCGCTCGCCGTCGCGATGGAGATGCTGCGGCAGCAGGTCGCGATCACGCCCGCGCCGCAATGGGTGCGCGTGGTCGGCGGCTTCACCGAACATCAGTTTGCCGAGAAGCGCCTGCCGACGATCGACGAGCTCAATGCGGCCGCGCCCGATACGCCGGTGTTCATCCTGCACCTGTACGATCGCGCGCTGCTGAACGCGGCCGCGCTGCGCGTCGTCGGCTATACGAAGGACACGCCGGAGCCGCCGGGCGGCACGATCCTGCGCGACGCCGCGGGCAACCCGACGGGCCTGCTGCTCGCGAACCCGAACGCGACGATCCTCTACGCGACGCTCGCGAAGGGTCCGAAGCTGCCGTTCGAGTACCAGTACAACTCGACGCGCCACTTCATGCGCGAGCTGAACCGGCTCGGCGTGACGGGCGTGATCGACGCGGGCGGCGGCTCGCAGAACTACCCCGACGATTACGAAGTGATCCGCCAGCTGCACGACGCGGGCGAGATGACGATCCGCATCGCGTACAACCTGTTCACGCAGAAGCCGAACGCGGAGAAGGAAGACTTCGTGAACTGGACGAAGAGCGTCAAGTATCACGACGGCACCGACTACTTCCGCCACAACGGCGCGGGCGAGATGCTGGTGTTTTCCGCGGCCGACTTCGAGGACTTCCGCGTCGCGCGTCCGGATCTGCCCGCGCAGATGGAGGACGATCTCGAAGGCGTCGTGCGCGTGCTCGCGCAGAACCGCTGGCCGTGGCGCATGCATGCGACCTACGACGAAACGATCAGCCGCGCGCTCGACGTGTTCGAGAAGGTCAACGAGGACATCCCGCTCGAAGGGCTGAACTGGTTCTTCGATCACGCGGAAACGATCTCCGAGCGATCGATGGACCGGATCGCGGCGCTCGGCGGCGGCATCGCGGTGCAGCACCGGATGGCGTATCAGGGCGAGTATTTCGTCGAGCGTTATGGCGCGCAGGCGGCCGAGGCGACGCCGCCGGTCGCGAAGATGCTGTCCAAGGGCATCAAGGTGTCGGCCGGCACGGACGCGACGCGGGTGGCGTCGTACAACCCGTGGGTGTCGCTCGCGTGGCTCGTGACGGGCAAGACGGTCGGCGGCACGCGCCTGTATCCGCAGCGCAACCTGCTCGATCGCGAAACCGCGCTGCGCATGTGGACCGAGTACGTGACGTGGTTCTCGAACGAAGTGGGCAAGAAGGGCCGCATCGCGGTCGGGCAGTTGGCAGACCTGATGGTCCCCGACCGCGATTTCTTCACGTGCGCGGAGGACGATATCGCCGACACGACCGCGTTGCTGACGGTGGTCGGCGGGCGGATCGTGTGGGGTGCCGGGCCGTTCGCGTCGCACGATATGCCGATTCCGCCGGCGATGCCGGACTGGTCGCCGGTGCGCGCGTACGGCGGCTATGGCGGCTGGGGCGCGACGCAGCGCGAGGGCGCGCCGCTGCAGCGCGCAGCAGCGGCCGCTGCCGCGTGCGGTTGTTCGACCGCGTGCGGGATGCACGGCCACGCACATGCGAACGCATGGGGCCGCACGTTGCCGACGTCGGACGCGAAGGGCTTCTGGGGCGCGTTCGGCTGTTCGTGCTGGGCGGTCTGA
- a CDS encoding VOC family protein: MKTLRSALLALTIACGLVAAPAAFAKPPVPPAVTPTLAVGPQYDTTHVCVAPEDFDRFTDSFVATFGGKKSKQGVFQVTPTPSQTMSQLVLTPVGTVSVFGFKTPIPYPFCGERTGYLVTDMDVAVKSAREHGADVIVDTFPDPIGRDAIIAWTGGVKMQLYWHTQAPHYDALQTIPENRVYVSPQSVRKFVHDFVKFSKGKVVSDNLKAPGVEIGRPNDTFRRIRIESGFGKMTVLVTDGSLPYPFGREMTGYEVPDLAATLKKAEAAGVTVLVPPFASDGRDAALVQFPGGYVAEIHASAAR; encoded by the coding sequence ATGAAAACCCTTCGTTCCGCGCTGCTGGCGCTGACGATTGCCTGCGGTCTCGTCGCCGCGCCCGCCGCGTTCGCGAAACCGCCGGTGCCGCCCGCGGTCACGCCGACGCTGGCCGTCGGTCCGCAGTACGACACCACGCACGTGTGCGTCGCGCCGGAAGATTTCGACCGCTTTACCGACAGCTTCGTCGCGACGTTCGGCGGCAAGAAGTCGAAGCAGGGCGTGTTCCAGGTCACGCCGACGCCGAGCCAGACGATGTCGCAGCTCGTGCTCACGCCGGTCGGCACGGTGTCGGTGTTCGGCTTCAAGACGCCCATCCCGTATCCGTTCTGCGGGGAGCGCACCGGTTATCTCGTCACCGACATGGACGTCGCGGTGAAGTCGGCGCGTGAGCACGGCGCGGACGTGATCGTCGACACGTTCCCCGATCCGATCGGCCGCGACGCGATCATCGCGTGGACGGGCGGCGTGAAGATGCAGCTCTACTGGCATACCCAGGCGCCGCACTACGACGCGTTGCAGACCATTCCCGAGAATCGCGTGTACGTGTCGCCGCAAAGCGTGCGCAAGTTCGTGCACGACTTCGTGAAGTTCTCGAAGGGCAAGGTCGTGTCCGACAACCTGAAGGCGCCGGGCGTCGAGATCGGTCGTCCGAACGACACGTTCCGCCGCATCCGCATCGAATCGGGCTTCGGCAAGATGACCGTGCTCGTGACGGACGGTAGCCTGCCGTACCCGTTCGGGCGCGAGATGACCGGCTACGAAGTGCCTGACCTCGCCGCAACGCTGAAGAAGGCCGAAGCCGCCGGCGTGACCGTGCTCGTGCCGCCGTTCGCATCGGACGGCCGCGACGCGGCGCTCGTGCAGTTCCCGGGTGGCTACGTCGCCGAGATCCACGCGAGCGCGGCGCGATGA
- a CDS encoding DoxX family protein — protein sequence MTTLTGRCSPGWIRALLSQPWVGALVRLALVSAFLIGGVNKAMHFGDAIAEQAHFGLHPPALWAALAIAVEIGGSLCVVFRRFTWLGAGSLGMLTLVAMVVANDFWNRSGADHFMALNSFFEHLGLIAALVLATIVDDARQLADNGRV from the coding sequence ATGACGACCCTGACCGGCCGATGTAGCCCCGGGTGGATTCGCGCGCTTCTTTCCCAGCCATGGGTCGGCGCGCTGGTTCGGCTCGCGCTCGTTTCCGCGTTCCTGATCGGCGGGGTGAACAAGGCGATGCACTTCGGCGATGCGATCGCGGAGCAGGCGCATTTCGGCCTGCACCCGCCCGCGCTGTGGGCGGCGCTGGCGATTGCGGTCGAGATCGGCGGCTCGCTGTGCGTGGTGTTTCGCCGCTTCACGTGGCTCGGCGCGGGCAGCCTCGGGATGCTGACGCTGGTCGCGATGGTCGTGGCGAACGATTTCTGGAATCGCTCGGGCGCCGACCATTTCATGGCGCTGAACAGCTTTTTTGAGCATCTCGGGCTGATCGCGGCACTCGTGCTCGCGACCATCGTCGACGATGCGCGGCAACTGGCCGACAACGGCCGCGTGTGA